One window of the Roseovarius sp. THAF9 genome contains the following:
- the fghA gene encoding S-formylglutathione hydrolase: protein MSVEVVSQNRSFGGEQIVYKHSSNTCACEMTYAVYQPPQAKDGPVPVLWYLSGLTCNHENAMTKGGFQEHAAREGIALVFPDTSPRGDNVADDEAYDLGQGAGFYVNATCDPWRQHYRMYDYIVNELYSIIMETQPVQDRHGITGHSMGGHGAMTIAMRNPDKFESLSAFAPIANPTRSDWGRKQLSAYLGDDESTWAQHDSTLLLEEHGWKGDVLIDQGSSDQFLDLLKPEALADTMAKRRQPGQVRIQPGYDHSYFFVQTFAADHVSWHAERLHH from the coding sequence TTGTCCGTAGAGGTCGTCTCACAAAACAGGAGCTTCGGCGGCGAACAGATCGTCTACAAGCACAGTTCCAACACCTGTGCCTGCGAGATGACCTACGCTGTCTACCAGCCTCCGCAGGCCAAGGATGGCCCGGTTCCGGTGCTTTGGTACCTTTCGGGCCTAACCTGCAACCACGAAAACGCCATGACCAAGGGCGGTTTCCAGGAACACGCAGCGCGGGAAGGCATCGCGCTGGTGTTCCCCGACACCTCGCCGCGCGGCGACAACGTTGCGGATGACGAGGCGTACGATCTGGGCCAGGGGGCGGGCTTTTACGTCAACGCCACCTGCGATCCTTGGCGGCAGCACTACCGCATGTACGACTACATAGTGAACGAGCTCTACTCGATCATCATGGAAACCCAGCCGGTGCAGGATCGTCACGGCATCACCGGGCACTCCATGGGCGGGCACGGCGCCATGACCATCGCCATGCGCAACCCCGACAAGTTCGAGTCGCTCTCGGCCTTCGCGCCCATCGCCAACCCGACTCGCTCGGATTGGGGGCGCAAGCAGCTCAGTGCCTATCTGGGCGATGACGAAAGCACTTGGGCGCAGCACGATTCCACGCTGCTGCTCGAGGAACACGGCTGGAAAGGCGACGTCCTGATCGACCAGGGGTCGAGCGACCAGTTCCTCGACCTGCTGAAACCCGAGGCGCTGGCAGATACCATGGCCAAACGCCGTCAGCCCGGCCAGGTCCGGATTCAGCCGGGCTATGATCACTCATATTTTTTTGTACAGACATTCGCCGCAGACCACGTATCATGGCATGCCGAACGTCTGCACCACTGA
- a CDS encoding quinoprotein relay system zinc metallohydrolase 2: MFEVVVTACIALASEAGEPACRDMLLANYEAPTQAECEAQLPELSKTYDDPRCAPVGPALDTTEIAPGVFAHLGRVEEPDTDNRGDVANLGFVVGQDSVAVIDTGSARWIGEALWRAIRLETDKPVSHVILTHMHPDHVLGTDAFSTTGAQVASHAALPRALADRQANYAESLTRLIGPAFIGSTAPDTDITVSPDAPMQIDLGNRILTLHAWPTAHTGNDLTVLDEATGTLFTGDLIFHMHTPALDGSVLGWLDVLGQLKKWNVTRIVPGHGGPVLDWPEGAEDQHRYLETLRDDTRAAIARGTRLGEAVTTIAESEADKWQLFEAYNPRNATVAFTELEWE, translated from the coding sequence ATGTTCGAGGTCGTCGTCACAGCCTGCATTGCGCTTGCCTCTGAGGCAGGCGAGCCGGCCTGCCGCGACATGCTTCTGGCGAATTACGAGGCTCCAACACAGGCCGAGTGCGAGGCGCAATTGCCCGAACTTTCAAAGACATACGATGACCCGCGCTGTGCCCCCGTTGGCCCGGCGCTCGACACGACCGAGATCGCACCGGGCGTTTTCGCCCATCTGGGCCGGGTCGAGGAACCCGACACCGACAACCGCGGTGACGTCGCGAATCTCGGCTTTGTCGTCGGCCAAGACAGCGTCGCCGTGATCGACACCGGCTCGGCCCGCTGGATCGGCGAGGCACTCTGGCGCGCGATCCGCCTTGAGACCGACAAGCCCGTCAGCCACGTGATCCTGACCCACATGCACCCCGACCATGTGCTGGGCACGGATGCCTTCAGCACCACCGGGGCACAGGTTGCCTCCCACGCCGCCCTGCCCCGCGCGCTGGCCGACAGGCAGGCCAATTACGCGGAAAGCCTGACGCGCCTGATCGGTCCCGCCTTCATAGGCTCGACCGCGCCGGACACGGACATCACGGTGTCGCCCGACGCGCCAATGCAGATCGACCTCGGCAACCGCATTCTCACCCTGCACGCATGGCCTACCGCCCATACCGGCAACGATCTCACGGTGCTGGACGAAGCGACCGGCACGCTCTTCACAGGCGACCTCATTTTTCACATGCACACCCCCGCCCTCGACGGCAGCGTGCTAGGCTGGCTCGACGTTCTGGGCCAGCTGAAAAAGTGGAACGTCACCCGTATCGTCCCCGGCCACGGCGGCCCGGTGCTGGACTGGCCTGAAGGCGCCGAGGATCAGCACCGCTATCTGGAAACGCTGCGCGACGACACCCGCGCCGCCATCGCTCGCGGCACCCGTCTGGGCGAGGCCGTCACCACAATCGCGGAAAGCGAAGCAGACAAGTGGCAGCTTTTCGAGGCCTACAACCCGCGGAACGCCACTGTCGCCTTCACCGAACTTGAATGGGAATAG
- a CDS encoding aspartate kinase, producing the protein MTHTVEKIGGTSMSRLHELRDTLFIKNGEPQYGRIFVVSAFGGITDMLLEHKKSGEDGAYAAFADAEDDHGWHDALTKACRAMIKAHEDVLEHPADIAQATAFVNERIEGARNCLIDLQRLCSYGHFRLNAHLMHIRELLSGLGEAHSAHVAALVLKRAGVNARAVDLTGWREDGEVTLDERINNAMASIDPATEMPIVTGYAQCREGLMKEFDRGYSEVTFSQMAALTGAREAIIHKEFHLSSADPKLVGAENVRTLGHTNYDVADQMANLGMEAIHPSAAKTLRQAGVPLRVTNAFEPEEPGTVIDDQPAETPAVEMVTGLDIIALEVFEQDMVGVKGYDAAILDALTRNAVRIVSKASNANTITHYVDASVKAMRKVADDLAEKYPQSEIRNRKLSLVSVIGRDLDGLSTLQRGLQALDDNGMASLGATQGPRHVDTQFILEREDRDPAIKALHDTFFGKASENGKKSDITIAA; encoded by the coding sequence ATGACCCACACAGTGGAGAAAATCGGCGGGACGTCCATGTCCCGCCTGCACGAATTGCGCGATACCCTGTTCATCAAGAACGGAGAGCCGCAATACGGACGTATCTTCGTCGTTTCGGCCTTCGGTGGCATCACCGACATGCTGCTGGAGCACAAGAAATCGGGCGAGGATGGCGCCTATGCCGCTTTCGCCGACGCCGAGGACGACCATGGCTGGCACGATGCGCTGACAAAGGCCTGTCGCGCCATGATCAAAGCGCATGAGGACGTGCTCGAGCACCCTGCCGACATCGCTCAGGCGACTGCCTTTGTGAACGAACGGATCGAAGGTGCCCGCAACTGTCTGATCGACCTCCAGCGCCTGTGCTCCTACGGCCATTTCCGGCTGAACGCGCACCTGATGCATATCCGCGAGTTGCTTTCGGGCCTTGGCGAAGCGCACAGCGCGCACGTGGCGGCATTGGTGCTGAAACGTGCCGGTGTCAACGCCCGCGCCGTGGACCTGACAGGCTGGCGCGAAGATGGCGAAGTCACACTGGACGAGCGTATCAACAACGCAATGGCCAGCATCGACCCGGCCACGGAAATGCCGATCGTCACCGGCTATGCCCAGTGCCGCGAGGGCCTGATGAAGGAATTCGACCGCGGCTATTCCGAGGTCACATTCTCGCAGATGGCCGCCCTGACCGGCGCGCGCGAGGCGATCATCCACAAGGAATTTCACCTTTCCTCTGCCGACCCCAAGCTGGTCGGCGCAGAGAACGTGCGCACCTTGGGTCATACCAACTATGACGTGGCCGACCAGATGGCGAACCTCGGGATGGAAGCGATCCATCCCTCCGCTGCCAAGACACTGCGCCAGGCCGGCGTGCCCCTGCGCGTCACCAACGCGTTCGAGCCCGAAGAGCCCGGCACGGTCATCGACGATCAACCCGCCGAAACGCCGGCGGTCGAGATGGTCACCGGCCTCGACATCATCGCGCTGGAAGTGTTCGAACAGGACATGGTCGGCGTCAAAGGCTACGACGCCGCCATTCTCGACGCGCTGACGCGCAACGCCGTGCGCATCGTGTCGAAGGCGTCCAACGCCAACACGATCACGCACTATGTCGACGCATCGGTCAAAGCCATGCGCAAGGTCGCCGACGATCTGGCGGAGAAATATCCGCAGTCCGAAATCCGCAATCGCAAGCTTTCGCTGGTCTCCGTTATCGGGCGTGATCTCGATGGGCTAAGCACGCTGCAGCGCGGCCTGCAGGCGCTGGATGACAACGGCATGGCCTCGCTCGGGGCCACCCAAGGCCCGCGCCACGTCGATACGCAGTTCATACTCGAACGCGAAGACCGCGATCCGGCGATCAAGGCGCTTCACGACACGTTCTTCGGCAAGGCGTCCGAAAACGGAAAAAAGTCGGACATCACGATCGCTGCCTGA
- a CDS encoding methanol/ethanol family PQQ-dependent dehydrogenase, with amino-acid sequence MKKLMLLTSGLALCAGMAVANDDLVTQMDDPSQWAIQTGDYKNQRHSKLDQINKENVGDLQVAWTFSTGVLRGHEGSPLVVGDTMYVHTPFPNIVYALDLADEGKIKWKYEPKQDPDVIPVMCCDTVNRGVAYADGKIFLHQADTKVVALNADDGSVEWEVVNGDPSIGETNTATVLPVKDKVIVGISGGEFGVRGHVTAYNMSDGSQAWRAYSMGPDEDILVDPENTTHLGEPVGENSGTNTWEGDQWQIGGGTTWGWYSADLDENLMYYGTGNPSTWNPSQRPGDNRWSMTVMARDIDTGEAKWFYQMTPHDEWDYDGVNEMILTEQEIDGEERKLLTHFDRNGLAYTMDRVSGELLVAEKYDPVVNWTSGVDMDPESDTYGRPEVVAQYSTEQNGEDVNSTGICPAALGTKDQQPAAYDPETQLFLVPTNHVCMDYEPFRVSYTAGQPYVGATLSMYPAPDSHGGMGNFIAWDNINGEIKWSNPEQFSVWSGALTTAGGITFYGTLEGYIKAVDTATGEELYKFRTPSGIIGNVMTYEREGKQYVAVLSGVGGWAGIGLAAGLTNPNDGLGAVGGYAALSDYTALGGQLTVFALPD; translated from the coding sequence ATGAAGAAGCTTATGCTTTTAACTTCGGGTCTGGCGCTCTGCGCTGGCATGGCCGTCGCCAATGACGACCTTGTCACGCAGATGGACGACCCCAGCCAATGGGCGATCCAGACGGGCGACTACAAGAACCAGCGCCATTCCAAGCTGGATCAGATCAACAAGGAAAACGTGGGCGACCTGCAGGTCGCATGGACCTTCTCGACCGGCGTTCTGCGCGGGCACGAAGGCTCGCCGCTCGTCGTGGGCGACACCATGTATGTCCACACGCCCTTCCCGAACATCGTCTACGCGCTCGACCTCGCCGACGAAGGCAAGATCAAGTGGAAATACGAGCCCAAGCAGGATCCGGACGTCATTCCGGTGATGTGCTGTGACACCGTGAACCGCGGTGTGGCCTATGCCGACGGCAAGATCTTCCTGCACCAGGCCGACACCAAGGTCGTGGCTCTGAACGCTGACGACGGTTCGGTCGAATGGGAAGTCGTCAACGGCGACCCGTCCATCGGCGAAACCAACACCGCGACCGTTCTTCCGGTCAAGGACAAGGTCATCGTCGGCATTTCGGGCGGCGAGTTCGGCGTGCGTGGTCACGTGACCGCCTACAACATGTCGGACGGCAGCCAAGCGTGGCGCGCCTATTCGATGGGCCCCGACGAGGACATCCTCGTGGACCCCGAGAACACGACCCATCTGGGTGAGCCTGTCGGTGAAAACTCCGGCACCAACACCTGGGAAGGCGACCAGTGGCAAATCGGCGGCGGCACCACCTGGGGCTGGTACTCGGCGGATCTCGACGAGAACCTGATGTACTACGGCACCGGCAACCCGTCGACGTGGAACCCCTCGCAGCGTCCCGGCGACAACCGCTGGTCCATGACCGTCATGGCCCGCGACATCGACACCGGCGAGGCCAAGTGGTTCTACCAGATGACCCCGCATGACGAGTGGGATTACGACGGCGTCAACGAAATGATCCTCACGGAGCAGGAAATTGACGGCGAGGAGCGCAAGCTTCTGACCCACTTCGACCGTAACGGTCTGGCCTACACGATGGACCGTGTGTCGGGTGAACTTCTGGTCGCCGAAAAATACGACCCGGTCGTGAACTGGACCTCCGGCGTCGACATGGACCCCGAGTCCGACACCTACGGTCGTCCTGAAGTGGTGGCGCAATACTCCACCGAGCAGAACGGCGAAGACGTCAACTCCACAGGCATCTGCCCTGCGGCGCTTGGCACCAAGGACCAACAGCCCGCGGCCTATGACCCGGAAACCCAGCTGTTCCTGGTTCCGACCAACCACGTCTGCATGGACTACGAGCCGTTCCGCGTCAGCTACACCGCAGGTCAGCCTTATGTGGGCGCGACCCTGTCGATGTACCCTGCCCCGGACAGCCATGGCGGCATGGGCAACTTCATCGCCTGGGATAACATCAACGGCGAAATCAAGTGGTCCAACCCCGAGCAGTTCTCGGTCTGGTCCGGTGCTCTGACGACCGCGGGTGGCATCACCTTCTACGGCACGCTCGAAGGCTATATCAAGGCCGTCGACACCGCCACGGGTGAGGAACTCTACAAGTTCCGCACACCCTCGGGCATCATCGGCAACGTGATGACCTACGAGCGTGAAGGCAAACAGTATGTCGCCGTCCTCTCGGGCGTCGGTGGCTGGGCCGGCATCGGTCTCGCGGCCGGTCTGACCAACCCCAATGACGGTCTGGGCGCTGTGGGTGGCTACGCCGCTCTCAGCGACTACACCGCGCTGGGTGGCCAACTGACCGTGTTCGCTCTGCCGGACTAA
- a CDS encoding S-(hydroxymethyl)glutathione dehydrogenase/class III alcohol dehydrogenase, whose protein sequence is MRTKAAVALEAGKPLEIMEVELEGPKAGEVLVEIKATGLCHTDEFTRSGDDPEGIFPAILGHEGAGVVMEVGEGVTTLKPGDHVIPLYTPECRECASCLSGKTNLCTAIRNTQGQGLMPDGTTRFKMLDGTPIHHYMGCSTFANHTVMPEIALAKVRDDAPFDKICYIGCGVTTGIGAVINTAGVEIGSTAAVFGLGGIGLNVIQGLRMAGCDMIIGVDLNDDKAEMAKKFGMTHFVNPTKVDNTVQEIVNMTKRGIDQIGGVDYSFDATGNVQVMRDALECSHRGWGCSVIIGVAPAGAEISTRPFQLVTGRVWKGTAFGGAKGRTDVPKFVDWYMDGKIEIDPMITHKLTLDEINHGFELMHEGKSIRAVVEF, encoded by the coding sequence ATGCGCACTAAAGCTGCCGTGGCCCTCGAGGCCGGCAAACCACTGGAAATTATGGAAGTCGAACTCGAAGGCCCCAAGGCCGGCGAGGTTCTGGTGGAAATCAAGGCCACTGGCCTGTGTCACACCGACGAATTCACCCGCTCGGGCGACGACCCCGAAGGCATCTTCCCCGCCATCCTGGGCCATGAAGGCGCCGGCGTGGTGATGGAAGTGGGCGAAGGCGTCACCACGCTCAAGCCCGGCGATCACGTGATCCCGCTTTACACGCCGGAATGTCGTGAATGCGCGTCCTGCCTGTCGGGCAAAACGAATCTCTGCACGGCGATCCGCAACACCCAAGGTCAGGGCCTGATGCCCGACGGCACCACGCGGTTCAAGATGCTCGACGGCACGCCGATCCATCACTACATGGGCTGTTCGACCTTCGCCAACCACACGGTCATGCCCGAAATCGCGCTGGCCAAGGTGCGCGACGACGCGCCCTTCGACAAGATCTGCTATATTGGCTGCGGCGTGACCACCGGCATCGGCGCGGTGATCAACACCGCCGGCGTCGAAATCGGCTCGACCGCTGCGGTCTTCGGCTTGGGCGGCATCGGCCTCAACGTGATCCAGGGCCTGCGCATGGCGGGCTGCGACATGATCATCGGGGTCGACCTGAACGACGACAAGGCCGAGATGGCCAAGAAGTTCGGTATGACCCATTTCGTGAACCCCACCAAGGTCGACAACACGGTCCAGGAGATCGTGAACATGACCAAGCGCGGCATCGACCAGATCGGCGGCGTGGACTATTCCTTCGACGCCACCGGCAACGTGCAGGTGATGCGCGACGCGCTGGAATGCTCGCACCGCGGCTGGGGCTGCTCGGTCATCATCGGCGTGGCCCCCGCGGGCGCCGAGATTTCCACCCGTCCCTTCCAACTTGTCACCGGCCGGGTCTGGAAAGGCACCGCGTTTGGCGGCGCCAAGGGCCGCACCGACGTGCCGAAATTCGTCGATTGGTACATGGACGGCAAGATCGAGATCGACCCGATGATCACCCACAAGCTGACGCTGGACGAGATCAACCACGGGTTCGAACTGATGCACGAAGGCAAATCGATCCGCGCCGTGGTGGAGTTCTGA
- a CDS encoding ectoine synthase, translated as MIVRDFNKITENEKDRVVSDANWTSVRMLLADDNMGFSFHITFLEAGSEHTFEYKNHFESVYCMQGTGSITDIATGETHEIKPGVMYALDKHDRHILRADEELVMACCFNPPVTGNEVHREDGSYAAPETAEA; from the coding sequence ATGATCGTCAGAGACTTCAACAAGATCACCGAGAACGAAAAAGACCGCGTCGTCTCGGACGCCAACTGGACAAGCGTCCGGATGCTGCTGGCCGATGACAACATGGGCTTTTCGTTCCACATCACCTTTCTCGAGGCCGGTTCCGAACATACGTTCGAATACAAGAATCACTTCGAGAGCGTCTATTGCATGCAAGGCACCGGCTCGATCACCGACATCGCCACCGGCGAAACGCACGAGATCAAGCCCGGCGTGATGTATGCGCTAGACAAGCACGACCGCCACATACTGCGCGCCGACGAAGAGCTGGTAATGGCCTGCTGCTTCAACCCGCCGGTCACCGGCAACGAGGTGCATCGCGAAGATGGCTCTTACGCGGCGCCCGAAACCGCCGAGGCGTGA
- the ectB gene encoding diaminobutyrate--2-oxoglutarate transaminase — MSTNTSHKPVFERRESEARSYCRGFDTVFTSASGAEMTDVDGRTYIDFLAGCSSLNYGHNDPDMKAALLEHISNDGIAHGLDMMSDTKAQFLETFEKLILEPRGMDHKIMMTGPTGTNAVESALKLARKVTGRRDIIAFTNGFHGMTLGALACTGNAGKRAGAGGAPLCGINRMPYDGAFGDDVDTIGQMEMMFDNPSSGVDAPAAFLVELVQGEGGLNAASREWVERLGRLAKNHDILLIVDDIQAGIGRTGSFFSFDDMDVEPDMIPLAKSLSGFGLPFATLLIRRDLDIWKPAEHNGTFRGNTHAFITARVALEKFWSDDKFKNEVAEKAKILETRLQRIADMVPGAKLKGRGMMRGVDVGSGELAEQICGEAFRNGLIIETSGSFDEVVKVLAPLTIPVELFEKGLDILEKAASTCVEGHNIAAE; from the coding sequence ATGTCTACGAATACCTCCCATAAACCTGTTTTTGAACGTCGTGAATCCGAAGCCCGTAGCTACTGCCGCGGGTTCGATACCGTGTTCACGTCTGCATCTGGCGCCGAAATGACCGATGTGGACGGCCGCACCTATATCGACTTCCTGGCCGGTTGTTCTTCACTAAACTACGGTCATAACGACCCCGATATGAAGGCAGCCCTGCTCGAGCATATCTCGAATGACGGCATCGCCCACGGGCTGGACATGATGTCTGACACCAAGGCGCAGTTCCTCGAGACGTTCGAGAAACTGATCCTTGAGCCGCGCGGCATGGACCACAAGATCATGATGACGGGTCCGACCGGCACCAATGCCGTCGAGTCCGCACTGAAGCTTGCGCGCAAGGTCACTGGCCGCCGCGACATCATCGCCTTCACGAACGGCTTCCACGGGATGACGCTGGGCGCCTTGGCGTGCACCGGCAACGCCGGCAAGCGCGCCGGCGCCGGTGGCGCGCCGCTGTGCGGCATCAACCGGATGCCCTATGACGGTGCCTTCGGCGACGATGTGGACACGATCGGTCAAATGGAAATGATGTTCGATAATCCCTCATCGGGTGTCGACGCCCCTGCTGCCTTTCTGGTCGAACTGGTTCAAGGCGAAGGTGGCCTGAACGCCGCCTCCAGAGAGTGGGTCGAACGCCTTGGCCGGCTCGCCAAAAACCACGATATCCTTCTAATCGTAGACGATATCCAGGCCGGTATCGGCCGCACGGGCAGCTTCTTCAGCTTCGACGACATGGATGTCGAGCCCGACATGATCCCGCTGGCGAAATCGCTGTCAGGCTTCGGCCTGCCTTTCGCCACGTTGCTGATCCGTCGCGATCTGGACATCTGGAAACCGGCCGAGCATAACGGCACGTTCCGGGGTAACACGCATGCGTTCATCACTGCACGCGTCGCGCTCGAGAAGTTCTGGTCGGACGACAAATTCAAGAACGAGGTCGCCGAAAAGGCCAAGATCCTCGAGACGCGCCTGCAACGCATCGCCGACATGGTGCCGGGCGCCAAGCTCAAGGGCCGCGGCATGATGCGCGGCGTGGATGTCGGCTCGGGCGAATTGGCCGAGCAAATCTGCGGCGAAGCATTCCGCAACGGGCTCATCATCGAGACCTCGGGCAGCTTTGACGAAGTCGTCAAGGTCCTTGCACCGCTGACCATCCCGGTCGAGCTGTTTGAGAAGGGTCTCGATATTTTGGAAAAAGCTGCCTCGACCTGCGTCGAAGGCCACAACATCGCTGCGGAGTAA
- a CDS encoding quinoprotein dehydrogenase-associated SoxYZ-like carrier, with product MRHAIASVLALGLAASPGWTEEAVKNPLTESPTWQDLRYDVLGEATLEEAEGPLSVEAPYRAHDAATVPLHLKQTDPDAQIRSATVVIDENPAPVAGEFTFGHGMGQLDFEMRVRVNQYSNVRVITETEDGLYMTGRFVKASGGCSAPASKDPEVALAGMGRMKLRSFGETAAVSTPRREAQIMIRHPNYSGLQRDQITQLFIPAHFIDTIEVLQGDEMLFSMTGGISISENPSFRFFYDDNGSADLTVKATDTEGNVFENTLPKSLDG from the coding sequence ATGAGACATGCAATCGCATCCGTTTTGGCGCTGGGTCTTGCGGCGTCACCTGGTTGGACTGAGGAGGCGGTCAAGAACCCCTTGACCGAAAGCCCGACCTGGCAGGATCTTCGCTATGACGTGCTGGGCGAGGCCACGCTGGAGGAGGCGGAGGGTCCGCTGAGCGTTGAGGCGCCGTACCGTGCCCATGACGCGGCGACGGTGCCGCTGCACCTGAAACAGACCGATCCGGACGCGCAGATCAGGTCGGCCACGGTGGTGATTGACGAAAATCCTGCGCCAGTTGCCGGAGAGTTCACGTTCGGGCACGGTATGGGGCAACTCGATTTCGAAATGCGCGTGCGAGTGAACCAGTATTCCAATGTGCGGGTTATTACCGAGACCGAGGACGGCCTTTACATGACCGGGCGGTTCGTGAAAGCGTCGGGCGGCTGTTCTGCCCCGGCCTCGAAAGACCCGGAGGTGGCGCTGGCAGGCATGGGCCGTATGAAGCTGCGCAGCTTTGGCGAGACGGCGGCGGTATCCACGCCGCGGCGCGAGGCGCAGATCATGATCCGGCATCCGAATTATTCCGGGCTTCAGCGGGACCAGATTACGCAGCTGTTCATCCCGGCGCATTTCATCGACACGATCGAGGTGCTGCAGGGCGACGAAATGCTGTTCTCGATGACCGGGGGGATTTCGATCTCGGAAAACCCGTCCTTCCGGTTCTTCTATGATGACAACGGCTCGGCAGACCTGACTGTGAAGGCCACGGATACCGAGGGTAACGTGTTCGAAAATACCTTGCCGAAATCGCTGGACGGCTGA
- a CDS encoding cytochrome c family protein: MLAAGILATTPALGFAQDVEGDAEAGEKVFRKCMACHAVGEGAKNKVGPVLTGIVGAPVAANEDFKYSDVLAEMGAEGKEWTPEELAAFLEKPRDYAKGTKMAFAGLRKEEERMNVIAYLASTGE, translated from the coding sequence ATCCTCGCCGCCGGCATCCTGGCCACCACGCCCGCTCTGGGCTTTGCGCAAGACGTCGAAGGCGACGCCGAAGCCGGTGAAAAAGTGTTCCGCAAATGCATGGCCTGCCACGCCGTCGGCGAAGGCGCCAAGAACAAGGTCGGCCCGGTTCTGACCGGCATCGTCGGCGCCCCCGTCGCGGCGAATGAAGACTTCAAATACTCCGACGTGCTCGCCGAGATGGGCGCCGAGGGCAAGGAGTGGACGCCCGAAGAGCTGGCGGCGTTCCTCGAAAAACCGCGTGACTATGCCAAGGGCACCAAGATGGCCTTCGCCGGTCTGCGCAAGGAAGAAGAAAGAATGAACGTGATCGCGTACCTCGCCTCCACGGGCGAATAA